CCACCGCCGTGGAAAAGAACGCCAGCGTGTTTGGCGACAAGCTGGGACAGGCCATCGCCCACCCGTGCGTGAGCGCCACCGACGACGGCACCCTGCCCGGCGCGTGGGGCATGGTGAGCGTGGACGACGAGGGTCTGCCGGGCCAGCGCACGGCCCTGATTGAAAAAGGGGTCCTGACCTCGTTCATGGTGGACCGGGTGGGCGAGCTCAAAACCGGCCACCGCCGCACCGGCAGCGGGCGGCGGCAGAACTACACCTTTGCCCCGGCCAGCCGCATGCGCTCCACCTTTATTGAAGCGGGCCCGCAGACCCCAGAAGAGCTGATCGGGCAGGTGGAGTACGGGCTTTATGCCCGGCGGATGGGCGGCGGCAGCGTGACCCCCGGCACCGGGGAATACAACTTCGCCGTCAGGGAGGCGTACCTCATTCGCGGCGGCGAGCTGGCCGAACCGGTCAAGGGAGCGTCTCTGGTGGGCAATGGCGCGCAGGACCTTCGCAATATCGTGGGCGTGGCGAACGATCTGGCGCTGGGCCAGGGGATGTGCGGCAGCGTCTCGGGCAGCATTCCCACCGATGTGGGCCAGCCCCACATCCTGATCAGCGAGATCACCGTGGGGGGCCGCGCATGACCGGGGCCCTGGACACCACCCAGCTGGGCCTGGACGCCGCCCGGCGCCACCTGCTGGACCGCGCCCGCGAGCAGGGCGTGGCGCTGGAGGTGTACGCCCAGCGCGAGGCCGCCACCGCCATTGAGGCGCACGGCGGCGAGGTCAGTGAGTTCAAGCTGTCCACCCGGCAGGGGGTGGGCCTGCGCGCCCTGGTGGGCGGCGCGTGGGGCGCGGCCTTTACCGAGAACCTCTCGCGCCCCGCGCTGGACCGGGCCCTGGCACGCGCCGTGGAAAACGCCCAGCTGTCGGCCCCTGAACCCGGTGCGGCCCTGATCGCCTGGGGCGAGCCACCCAGCCTGGACCTGTACGGCGAGGGCCTCAGCGGCGTGACCCCCGAGCAAAAGGCGCAGGTGGCCCTCACGCTGGAACAGGCCGCGCGGGCGCACGACCCCCGGGTGGTCAGCGTGCCTTACCTGGGCTATGAAGACAGCCAGACCGAACTGCTGGTGGGCAACACCGAGGGCCTCAGCCGCGAGCAGCGCGCCCTCCACGCCATGACCTACGCCGCGCCGCTGGCGCGCGACGGCGAGGAGAACCGCATGGGCAGCGACTGGCAGTTCACGCGCGAATTCACGGCGCTGGATCCCACCCAGACCGCCCTACGCGCCGCCGAGAAGAGCCTCGCGCTGCTGGGCGCGCGCCCGGCCCCCACCGGCACCTTTCCGGTGGTGATCACGGGCGAGTGCATGGCGCAGTTGCTGGGTCTGTTTGCGCCGATGTTCAGTGGCCGCATGGTGGAAGAAGGCAAAAGCCCGCTGGCGGGGCAGTTGGGCCAGCCGGTGGGCAGCGCCCTGGTCACGCTGGTGGATGACGCCACCTTGCCCCGTGGTATGTCCTCGCGCGCCTTTGACGCCGAGGGGTGCCCCAGCGCCCCACTGACCCTGATGGCCGGGGGAGAGCTGCGCGCCTTTTTTCACAACGCCCAGACTGCGGCGCGCGCCGGGCAGGCCAGCACCGGCCACGCCGCGCGCCAGGGCTACCAAGGCGTGGTGGGGGTGGGGCGCAGCAACCTCTTCCTGCAGCCGGGCCACACCCCCGACGACGAGGTGACATCGGGCGTCACCGGGGTGCTGCTCACGAGCGTCTCGGGGGGACACGCCGGCGCCTCTCCTGTGACCGGCGACTTCAGTCTGCAGGCTGAAGGGTTCTGGCTGCAGGACGGCGTGCGTGCCCACCCGCTGGAGGTTTTCACGGTGGCGGGCACCTTTACCGACCTGCTGGCGCAGATTGAAGCGGTGGGGGAGACCCTGCAGTGGGGCTGGTCTGGCACCGGGGCGCCCACGGTGCGGGTCAAGGGCCTGGCGGTGGCCGGGGGGGCACCCAAGGCCTGACTTTCTGGCAAGGGGCGCCCCCCCGGCCGGCGGCACGGCCTGCGCTCTGGACCCGTTCCCCGGACGCCCGGCCACAGGGCTGCCCACTGGCCGCTCAGGCACAGCGGCGCAGGGAAGACCCCGTTGGCCTGAAGTGGGAAGCTCTTCAGGCCCCCCAGCGCCTCCCCGTCAGGCCCGGGGCTGGGTGCAGCGGCCGGGTGTGGCCTAGCATGGGCCGCATGTTGACCGCGTTCATCAACCCACTGGGCCTGCTGTACGACCCGTCGGGCACCGCCGAGTCTCCTGGGCTGGCCAGCGGCGTGCTGGACCTGCTGCAGGGCGCCACGCTGGTGCCGGTCACGGGGCTGGGCGAGGACGAACTGCTGGCGGTGCCTGCCGCCTTCACCTCGTGGCAGGTGCTGGCCCACGGCGCGGTGGTGCTGACCCCCGAAGGTGAGGAAGACGCCGCGTGGCGCCGCCTGACCCGCGAAGCCCAGGCCGAGGCCGAGGCGGCCCTGACGCTGGGGGCCCAGGCTGCTGGCCACCTGAATGCCCTGGAACAGCTGGGCCTGGAGGTCACGGTGACCGAACGGCACGGGCGGCCCTTGCTGGTGCAGCTGCGCCACCCCTATGGCCTGACCCGGGCGCTGGATCAGGCGCGTGCGGGGCTGCTTGAGTGGCTTCAGGACGCCCCATTTCGCCAGGACCTGCGCCTGACCCGTGACCCGCTGGGCCTGACCCTGCTGCCCAGCAGCATCCGGCCAGAGCGCGCTGTCAACTACCTGCTGTCCCTGTGGTCCGCGCCGGGCTTGACCGTGGGTGTGAGTGCCCTGGCCGATGACCGCCCCTTTCTGGCGCTGTGCGACACGGCCCTGGTGCCTGGGGCCAGCCTGCTGGGCACGCCCGAGCCCGATCCTGAGGAGTGATCAGGCTGGCCCGGGGAGCAGCTTGGCGCCGCCTATTCGCGCGCGTGTTCCAGGGCGTTGCGGATGGTGGTGGTCACGTGGTGATCCAGCAGGCGGTAATACACCACCCGGCCCTCCTTGCGTGAGGTCACCACGCGCCCGGTGCGCAGCAGCCGCAGTTGGTGGCTGACCGCGCTTTCGCTGATGGCCACCACGGCCGCAAGGTCGCACACGCACAGTTCGGTGGTGTGCAGCGCGCTGAGGATTTTCAAGCGGGTGGGGTCCGCGATGAGTTTTAAAAAAGCCGTGGCCTGCTCCACACAGGGGGGCGGGGGCAACTGCTGCCGGGCAAGCGTCACCGCTTCGGGATGCAGGCAGGTGTCTTCACAGACATCGTCTTGAGAGGCGGTGCTCACCCCCCGAGTCTAAGCGCTGTGGCGAGCAGCCACAGCTGAAGACCACTCCCTTCAGGAAGCCCGCACCGCCGCGCATGGGCGCCCCGGCCGCGCTAAAACATCAGGTATGGAGAAGCGATGA
This window of the Deinococcus multiflagellatus genome carries:
- a CDS encoding HAD family hydrolase; this encodes MLTAFINPLGLLYDPSGTAESPGLASGVLDLLQGATLVPVTGLGEDELLAVPAAFTSWQVLAHGAVVLTPEGEEDAAWRRLTREAQAEAEAALTLGAQAAGHLNALEQLGLEVTVTERHGRPLLVQLRHPYGLTRALDQARAGLLEWLQDAPFRQDLRLTRDPLGLTLLPSSIRPERAVNYLLSLWSAPGLTVGVSALADDRPFLALCDTALVPGASLLGTPEPDPEE
- a CDS encoding TldD/PmbA family protein: MTGALDTTQLGLDAARRHLLDRAREQGVALEVYAQREAATAIEAHGGEVSEFKLSTRQGVGLRALVGGAWGAAFTENLSRPALDRALARAVENAQLSAPEPGAALIAWGEPPSLDLYGEGLSGVTPEQKAQVALTLEQAARAHDPRVVSVPYLGYEDSQTELLVGNTEGLSREQRALHAMTYAAPLARDGEENRMGSDWQFTREFTALDPTQTALRAAEKSLALLGARPAPTGTFPVVITGECMAQLLGLFAPMFSGRMVEEGKSPLAGQLGQPVGSALVTLVDDATLPRGMSSRAFDAEGCPSAPLTLMAGGELRAFFHNAQTAARAGQASTGHAARQGYQGVVGVGRSNLFLQPGHTPDDEVTSGVTGVLLTSVSGGHAGASPVTGDFSLQAEGFWLQDGVRAHPLEVFTVAGTFTDLLAQIEAVGETLQWGWSGTGAPTVRVKGLAVAGGAPKA
- a CDS encoding ArsR/SmtB family transcription factor, which gives rise to MSTASQDDVCEDTCLHPEAVTLARQQLPPPPCVEQATAFLKLIADPTRLKILSALHTTELCVCDLAAVVAISESAVSHQLRLLRTGRVVTSRKEGRVVYYRLLDHHVTTTIRNALEHARE